Proteins encoded by one window of Fimbriiglobus ruber:
- a CDS encoding sulfite oxidase-like oxidoreductase, producing MEDETIISPDVSRTNRIPPRQIQTRKWPVLHAGEVPSFDPAKWDFHVFPVPLVDRVARFTWPEFLALPRVKVFADMHCVTRWSMLDNLWEGVSTSELKKHVTINPAAKFVMVHGEHGFTTNLPIDDFFAEDCLFALKHNGADLPADHGYPVRLVVPRLYAWKSAKWVRGIEFMTDDRPGFWESWEHGGYHMRGDPWKDNGSGDGQRFREETNVSGERGTSVP from the coding sequence ATGGAAGACGAGACGATTATCAGCCCTGACGTCAGCCGGACGAACCGCATCCCACCGCGGCAGATCCAGACGCGCAAGTGGCCGGTGCTACACGCGGGAGAAGTGCCGTCTTTCGACCCAGCCAAATGGGACTTTCACGTCTTCCCCGTCCCCTTGGTCGACAGAGTCGCGCGGTTCACGTGGCCCGAGTTCCTCGCGCTGCCGCGGGTCAAAGTCTTCGCGGACATGCACTGCGTGACGCGGTGGAGCATGCTCGATAACCTGTGGGAAGGCGTGTCCACGAGCGAGTTGAAGAAGCACGTGACGATCAACCCGGCGGCGAAGTTCGTGATGGTCCACGGCGAACATGGATTCACGACGAATCTCCCGATCGACGATTTCTTCGCGGAAGATTGCCTGTTCGCACTCAAGCACAACGGAGCAGACCTACCGGCGGATCACGGCTACCCGGTCCGGTTGGTGGTCCCGCGGCTGTACGCGTGGAAGAGCGCGAAGTGGGTCCGCGGGATCGAGTTCATGACCGACGACCGGCCCGGGTTCTGGGAGTCGTGGGAACACGGCGGCTACCACATGCGGGGCGACCCGTGGAAAGACAATGGTAGTGGGGACGGGCAGCGATTCCGCGAAGAGACGAATGTTTCAGGCGAGCGGGGGACGTCAGTCCCCTGA
- a CDS encoding DUF748 domain-containing protein — protein MAEQPTPPIKPRRRGRRILVGLLLVVVALLVLAWFAPSIVAGTGLRAVVIARATAGLKGTVTVSEASFGWLSPVELRDVRIADADGNPVLVAARVTSSKLLIELAHDQTDLGTFTVEQPALTLVCDRSTTNLETLVAEYLKDDGRAPSPERVAVRLAVVQGKITLHETGREGDRVLDAVDATVTIPRPRTDPVALELKATTPDPTPGNPASTLSADCGFGPSSGVRMKAERFDLATLEPIVRRFANDSTLAGRLTADLAIGWGADDAGHPRAAVAGRATVAGLDCGGPWLGADRVRLQSLDLPCKLKYNAGELQVEQANLTCDAGTASISGSVNVDESADKLLARSGLKVTGDVDLAKLAAVLPRLLHIKEGTVLSEGRVQLALGSKPGKDGTDWEGTVHATSIKGERAGKKLVWDQPLSLKFAGRLQADGTPEFDVFECQADFIGMAARGSPGRFVAAANIYLDRLAARLSDFVDLGGVNLAGTAEVNVQNLPRDGGGFNATGVVKLTRFTFTDAAGRGLSEPQLTLSARAAGAITADGHGVKIDSGDLTVAAAADTVAITLLEPVADARTARTGKVSARLAGDLARWRGRAAGWVALPATWEMIGTGTVTATATLTATEATINRATVDLANARFLGAGINLNERALKLTSDATWDRGTGAVVLKNVGLTADTGTFSAERFDLTPTAAGYAAKGSGLLTANMARVQRTLGLQTDPSGSDVIDGLAKGTAGVDTAGGTIHFNADLTVDRFAYGPPAKPVWTEPWVKVTAAGEFDGAGDALRFQSVKVSRDGFAADVKGTLSHLATTQDVTLDGTLAYDLSKLDAQLKAYLGKGSQIAGKDTRPFKLTGSLAGGASTLTAQVGQPAAAKSSALAQMNGSAAVNWQALNAYGFDVGPAELKAGIDHGAVTLNPIEATFGGGKVRLEPRLNLASATYDLSFAKGRVIDHARLTPAACADAIGYALPAIANVAQADGLISFDLDQSQIPLTSPDRGTLQGKLTLHQATVSAGPLATEIATVFGTKLDGLTLANEQVVGIQLRDGRVYHDNLALTIGATTLRTSGSVGVDGTMSLVIETPIPPHLLDRIPGNNPQIRAGLAKQTIKVPVTGTIHRPQLDRRAFEAGVEQIARSAAKDASKGVASDLLKKGEDKLKGELMKKFGNLPFGPQPPAEQGK, from the coding sequence ATGGCTGAACAACCCACCCCACCGATCAAGCCGCGCCGCCGGGGTCGTCGTATTCTCGTCGGGTTGTTGCTCGTCGTTGTGGCCCTGTTGGTCTTGGCCTGGTTCGCCCCGTCAATCGTGGCCGGGACCGGCTTACGGGCGGTCGTGATCGCCCGCGCGACCGCCGGGCTAAAAGGAACAGTTACGGTCAGTGAGGCGTCGTTCGGGTGGCTGTCGCCGGTCGAGTTGCGCGACGTGCGAATCGCGGACGCGGACGGGAATCCGGTCCTCGTCGCGGCCCGCGTGACCTCATCCAAGCTGCTGATCGAACTGGCCCACGACCAGACTGACCTCGGCACCTTCACTGTCGAACAGCCCGCGCTCACGCTGGTCTGCGACCGTTCCACGACCAACCTCGAAACACTCGTCGCGGAATATTTGAAGGACGACGGCCGCGCACCGTCTCCCGAACGGGTGGCCGTCCGGCTCGCGGTCGTCCAGGGAAAGATCACGTTGCACGAGACCGGCCGCGAGGGCGACCGCGTCCTCGACGCAGTCGACGCGACCGTGACCATCCCGCGCCCGCGGACGGACCCGGTCGCGCTCGAACTCAAGGCCACCACGCCCGACCCGACTCCCGGCAATCCCGCCAGTACACTCAGCGCGGATTGCGGCTTCGGTCCTTCGTCCGGGGTGCGGATGAAGGCCGAGCGGTTTGACCTGGCGACCCTGGAACCGATCGTCCGGCGGTTCGCGAACGACTCGACCCTGGCCGGTCGACTGACCGCCGACCTGGCCATTGGGTGGGGTGCCGACGACGCGGGCCATCCACGAGCGGCTGTCGCGGGGCGGGCGACCGTGGCCGGGCTCGATTGCGGTGGGCCGTGGTTGGGCGCGGACCGCGTCCGCCTCCAGAGCCTCGATTTGCCGTGTAAACTCAAGTACAACGCGGGCGAGTTGCAGGTCGAACAAGCGAACCTCACGTGCGATGCTGGGACCGCGTCCATCTCCGGCAGTGTGAATGTTGACGAGTCGGCCGACAAGTTATTGGCTCGATCCGGCCTGAAAGTGACCGGCGACGTCGATCTCGCCAAGCTCGCGGCCGTCCTGCCCCGTCTCTTGCACATCAAGGAAGGGACGGTATTGAGCGAGGGTCGCGTTCAACTTGCACTTGGTAGCAAGCCGGGAAAGGACGGGACCGACTGGGAAGGAACCGTTCATGCCACGTCGATCAAAGGCGAACGCGCCGGCAAAAAGCTCGTCTGGGACCAACCGCTCAGCCTCAAGTTCGCGGGCCGGTTGCAGGCGGACGGCACGCCCGAGTTCGACGTCTTCGAGTGCCAGGCGGACTTCATCGGCATGGCCGCGCGGGGCTCGCCCGGGCGGTTCGTCGCCGCCGCGAATATTTACCTGGACCGCCTGGCCGCACGGCTGAGTGATTTCGTCGACCTCGGCGGCGTCAACCTGGCAGGGACGGCCGAGGTCAACGTCCAAAATCTGCCGCGGGACGGTGGCGGCTTCAATGCGACGGGGGTGGTGAAACTGACCCGGTTCACGTTCACCGACGCGGCCGGCCGAGGCTTGTCGGAACCCCAACTGACGTTGTCCGCCCGCGCCGCCGGCGCGATCACCGCGGACGGGCACGGCGTCAAGATTGATTCCGGCGACCTGACCGTAGCCGCGGCCGCGGACACGGTCGCGATCACGCTTCTGGAACCCGTTGCCGACGCCCGGACGGCTCGGACCGGGAAGGTGTCCGCCCGACTCGCGGGCGACCTGGCCCGATGGCGTGGGCGCGCCGCCGGGTGGGTTGCTCTACCGGCCACCTGGGAAATGATTGGAACGGGAACCGTGACCGCGACGGCGACCCTGACGGCGACGGAGGCGACCATCAACCGGGCGACCGTCGATCTCGCTAACGCCCGGTTTTTGGGCGCGGGAATCAACCTCAACGAGCGGGCACTGAAACTCACCTCCGACGCGACATGGGACCGCGGGACGGGAGCCGTGGTGCTGAAAAACGTCGGCCTGACGGCTGACACGGGCACGTTCTCGGCCGAACGATTTGACCTCACGCCGACGGCGGCCGGGTATGCGGCGAAGGGTTCAGGGTTACTCACCGCAAACATGGCCCGCGTTCAGCGGACGCTCGGCCTCCAGACCGACCCTAGTGGTTCCGACGTCATCGATGGGCTGGCGAAGGGAACGGCCGGGGTCGACACGGCCGGCGGCACGATCCACTTCAACGCGGACCTGACGGTCGACCGGTTCGCCTACGGCCCGCCGGCCAAGCCGGTGTGGACCGAACCGTGGGTGAAAGTGACGGCCGCGGGCGAGTTCGACGGGGCCGGGGACGCCCTCCGCTTTCAATCGGTGAAGGTCTCGCGCGACGGGTTCGCGGCGGACGTCAAAGGTACGCTCTCGCACCTCGCCACCACCCAGGACGTGACTCTGGACGGCACGCTCGCTTACGACTTGTCCAAGCTCGACGCGCAACTGAAGGCTTACCTCGGGAAAGGGAGCCAGATCGCCGGGAAGGACACTCGCCCGTTCAAGCTCACCGGCAGCCTCGCGGGCGGGGCGTCGACGCTCACCGCACAGGTGGGCCAGCCGGCCGCGGCGAAGTCGTCGGCGCTCGCGCAAATGAACGGCTCCGCGGCGGTCAACTGGCAGGCACTCAACGCCTACGGGTTTGACGTCGGCCCGGCCGAGTTGAAGGCCGGGATCGACCACGGGGCTGTTACACTGAACCCGATCGAGGCGACGTTCGGCGGCGGTAAGGTGCGGCTCGAACCCCGGCTCAACCTCGCCTCGGCGACCTACGACCTATCGTTCGCGAAAGGCCGCGTGATCGACCACGCACGCCTGACGCCGGCCGCCTGCGCGGACGCGATCGGGTACGCCCTGCCGGCGATCGCGAACGTGGCCCAGGCGGACGGGTTGATTTCGTTCGACCTGGATCAGAGCCAGATCCCATTGACGAGCCCCGACCGCGGGACGCTCCAGGGCAAGCTCACACTCCACCAGGCGACCGTCTCCGCCGGCCCGCTCGCGACAGAAATCGCGACGGTCTTCGGGACAAAACTAGACGGCCTGACGCTGGCCAACGAGCAGGTAGTCGGGATTCAACTGCGAGACGGCCGGGTCTACCACGACAACCTGGCCCTGACCATCGGCGCGACGACGCTGCGGACGTCCGGCTCGGTCGGTGTGGACGGAACGATGAGCCTGGTGATCGAGACGCCGATCCCGCCGCACCTGCTCGACCGCATTCCGGGCAACAACCCCCAGATCCGCGCCGGCCTGGCGAAGCAGACGATCAAGGTTCCGGTCACCGGAACGATCCACCGCCCGCAACTCGACCGCCGCGCGTTCGAGGCCGGCGTCGAACAAATCGCCCGCTCGGCGGCCAAGGACGCCAGCAAAGGTGTGGCGAGCGACCTGCTCAAAAAGGGCGAGGATAAACTGAAGGGCGAACTCATGAAGAAGTTCGGGAACCTTCCCTTTGGGCCGCAGCCACCGGCGGAACAGGGTAAGTAG
- a CDS encoding DUF1559 domain-containing protein — protein MSAARWLLASLRPAALAGLACALVAVGSPHQVSAQPPAVPAAAAGELPSDLALVPGDALAFAHVRVADVWKHESVKMYRQMFAKAGPKALAALDAQFVPPPSTVDRVTAIALPMEPGQNQPVIVGVVTFTVAFDPASVRQAYLPDAKPLKSGGKEYYTYDKDHLAVHFPDDKTIVFGDEKGLPIFLVHPAKAAGSMTAAIRQAAGKVLFAAVNAKKLPLPPELEHLPPEFKPLLQAEFATVSLDLAQSATVAARLVYATEADATAAEKALRKAAELARMGLNQPRMEAEKQLYPKQPLLKPRPIEDLPVAVAAVAALGALNVADEILADLPVTREGTALAVSVTAPPWATAYFGLSAVSAGLLLPAIQKVRGSAAQAQSTNNMKQIALAMHNYHDTYGGFPAAAIPDKNGKPLLSWRVAILPFIEQTALYNQFKLDEPWDSEHNKKLIPLMPKIYADPRGPIEMGKTHYKVFVGKEAGFDWKEKHKFTDYPDGTSNTIMAVAGGDPVVWTQPDDIEFDSKKPLPDLTKPFGNILAAMFDGSVRVLNPKISKETLKAAITRNGGEVIGSDW, from the coding sequence ATGTCTGCCGCACGTTGGCTTCTTGCATCGCTCAGGCCCGCCGCGCTGGCCGGCTTGGCCTGCGCACTCGTGGCCGTCGGGTCGCCCCATCAGGTCAGCGCCCAACCGCCCGCCGTCCCGGCGGCCGCGGCCGGTGAACTGCCGTCCGACCTGGCTCTCGTACCGGGCGACGCCCTTGCCTTCGCCCACGTCCGGGTGGCGGACGTGTGGAAGCACGAGTCGGTCAAGATGTACCGCCAGATGTTCGCCAAGGCCGGGCCGAAGGCCCTGGCCGCGCTTGACGCCCAGTTCGTCCCCCCGCCGTCCACCGTCGACCGGGTGACGGCGATCGCGCTGCCGATGGAACCGGGTCAGAATCAGCCCGTCATCGTCGGCGTCGTGACGTTCACCGTCGCGTTCGACCCGGCTTCGGTGCGGCAAGCCTACTTGCCGGACGCCAAGCCGCTGAAGTCCGGCGGGAAAGAGTATTACACCTACGACAAGGACCACCTGGCCGTTCACTTTCCGGACGACAAGACGATCGTGTTCGGGGACGAGAAGGGCCTGCCGATATTCCTGGTGCACCCCGCCAAGGCAGCCGGTAGCATGACCGCGGCCATCCGCCAGGCCGCCGGCAAAGTTCTGTTCGCCGCCGTCAACGCCAAGAAGTTGCCGCTCCCGCCCGAACTCGAACACCTGCCGCCGGAATTCAAGCCGCTGCTCCAGGCCGAATTCGCGACCGTCTCCCTCGACCTGGCCCAGTCGGCGACCGTGGCCGCGAGACTCGTGTACGCGACCGAAGCCGACGCGACGGCGGCCGAGAAGGCGCTGCGGAAGGCCGCCGAACTCGCCCGCATGGGCCTCAACCAACCGCGGATGGAAGCGGAAAAGCAACTGTACCCCAAGCAACCCCTCCTCAAGCCGCGGCCGATCGAGGATCTCCCGGTCGCCGTCGCCGCGGTCGCCGCTCTGGGGGCGCTGAACGTCGCCGACGAAATCCTGGCCGACCTGCCCGTCACCCGGGAAGGGACTGCTCTTGCCGTCTCAGTCACCGCCCCGCCCTGGGCGACGGCCTACTTCGGCCTGAGCGCGGTGTCGGCCGGTCTCTTACTGCCGGCCATACAGAAGGTCCGCGGGTCGGCGGCCCAGGCCCAATCAACGAACAACATGAAGCAGATCGCCCTCGCGATGCACAATTACCACGACACTTACGGGGGCTTCCCCGCGGCCGCCATCCCCGATAAGAACGGTAAGCCACTCCTGAGCTGGCGCGTCGCTATCTTGCCGTTCATCGAACAAACCGCTCTGTACAATCAGTTCAAGCTCGACGAGCCGTGGGACAGTGAACACAACAAGAAATTGATCCCGTTGATGCCAAAGATTTATGCCGACCCCCGCGGCCCGATCGAGATGGGCAAGACGCATTACAAAGTGTTCGTTGGAAAGGAAGCCGGGTTCGACTGGAAGGAAAAGCATAAATTCACCGACTACCCCGACGGGACGTCGAACACAATTATGGCAGTCGCTGGCGGCGACCCGGTCGTCTGGACGCAACCGGATGACATCGAATTCGACTCCAAAAAACCACTCCCGGACTTGACCAAACCGTTCGGCAACATTCTCGCGGCGATGTTCGACGGTTCGGTCCGCGTCCTGAACCCGAAGATCTCGAAAGAGACACTCAAGGCCGCCATTACACGCAACGGCGGGGAAGTCATCGGTTCGGATTGGTGA
- a CDS encoding DUF1559 domain-containing protein has translation MSAARWLLASLKPAALAGLACALVAIGSPCRVDARQPAAPPVAAGDLPADLALIPGDALGFVHVRVADAWKHESVKMYRQMFLKAGPKALAALDAQFVPPPSTVDRVTAIALPMEPGQNQPVLVGVVTFTAAFDPASVRQAYLPDAKPLKSGGRDYYVDEKQHIAVHFPDDKMLVFGDEKGLPAFLAHPAKAAGSMTAAVRLAVGKTLFAAVNAKKLPLPPELEHLPPEFKPLLQAEFATVSLDLAQSATVAAKLVYANEADAMAAEKALRKAAELARMGLNQPRMEAEKQLYPKQPLLKPRPIEDLPIAVGAVAALGALNVADEILADPPVTREGNALAVSVTAPPWATAYFGMSAVSVGLLLPAVQKTREAASRARSTNNLKQIALAMHNYEATYGTLPAAAITDKNGKKLLSWRVSILPYIEQNQLYNQFKLDEPWDSEHNKKLIPLMPITYADPRLPAEVGKTFYKVFVGKDAGFDPVKKRRFVDITDGTSNTFMAAATGEPVTWTKPDDIEIDIEKPLPDLMKPFGSLLVAFFDGSVRYVAPGVAPKTLKALITPTGGEVVTDY, from the coding sequence ATGTCTGCCGCACGTTGGCTTCTCGCATCGCTCAAGCCCGCCGCGCTGGCCGGCCTGGCTTGCGCACTCGTGGCCATTGGCTCGCCTTGCAGGGTCGATGCCCGACAACCCGCCGCACCACCCGTGGCGGCCGGCGATCTGCCGGCGGATTTGGCCCTCATCCCGGGGGACGCCCTCGGGTTCGTTCACGTCCGGGTGGCGGACGCATGGAAGCACGAGTCGGTCAAGATGTACCGGCAGATGTTCCTCAAGGCCGGCCCGAAAGCCCTGGCTGCCCTCGACGCCCAGTTCGTCCCCCCGCCGTCCACCGTCGACCGGGTGACCGCGATCGCCCTCCCGATGGAACCCGGACAGAACCAGCCCGTACTGGTCGGCGTCGTCACGTTCACCGCCGCCTTCGACCCGGCCTCGGTGCGACAGGCGTATCTCCCGGATGCCAAGCCGCTCAAGTCCGGCGGAAGGGACTACTACGTCGATGAGAAGCAACACATTGCCGTCCATTTTCCGGACGACAAGATGCTTGTGTTTGGGGACGAGAAGGGGCTACCGGCGTTCCTCGCCCACCCTGCCAAGGCGGCCGGTAGCATGACCGCGGCCGTCCGCCTGGCCGTCGGTAAAACCCTGTTCGCCGCCGTTAACGCCAAGAAACTGCCGCTCCCGCCCGAACTCGAACACCTGCCGCCGGAATTCAAGCCGCTGCTCCAGGCCGAATTCGCCACCGTCTCCCTCGACCTGGCTCAGTCGGCGACGGTGGCCGCGAAGTTGGTGTACGCGAACGAGGCCGACGCGATGGCGGCGGAGAAGGCCCTGCGGAAGGCCGCCGAACTCGCCCGCATGGGGCTCAACCAGCCGCGGATGGAGGCGGAAAAGCAACTGTATCCCAAGCAGCCCCTCCTAAAACCCCGGCCGATCGAAGACCTCCCGATCGCCGTCGGAGCAGTGGCCGCCCTCGGAGCCCTGAACGTCGCCGACGAGATCCTGGCCGACCCGCCCGTGACCCGGGAGGGGAACGCCCTCGCGGTCTCGGTCACCGCCCCGCCCTGGGCGACGGCCTACTTTGGCATGAGCGCGGTATCCGTCGGGCTCTTGTTGCCGGCCGTGCAAAAAACGCGCGAGGCGGCGTCGCGTGCCAGGTCCACGAACAACCTGAAGCAGATCGCCCTCGCGATGCACAACTACGAAGCTACCTACGGGACTTTGCCGGCGGCCGCGATCACGGACAAGAACGGAAAGAAATTACTGAGTTGGCGCGTCAGTATTTTGCCGTACATCGAGCAAAACCAGTTGTACAACCAGTTCAAGCTCGACGAGCCGTGGGACAGCGAACACAACAAGAAGCTGATCCCGTTGATGCCAATTACCTACGCCGACCCGAGACTTCCGGCCGAAGTGGGTAAAACATTCTACAAGGTGTTCGTGGGCAAGGACGCCGGGTTCGATCCGGTAAAGAAGCGGCGCTTTGTGGACATTACTGACGGGACGTCGAATACGTTCATGGCCGCCGCGACGGGGGAGCCGGTCACCTGGACGAAGCCGGACGACATCGAGATCGACATCGAAAAGCCGTTGCCCGACTTGATGAAGCCGTTCGGAAGTCTCCTCGTCGCGTTCTTCGACGGGTCGGTCCGTTACGTCGCGCCTGGTGTCGCACCCAAGACGCTCAAGGCTCTGATCACGCCCACGGGCGGTGAGGTCGTCACAGACTACTGA
- a CDS encoding DUF1559 domain-containing protein has translation MAQPAVPKPDVELRTDLSMIPSNAFGFIHVRVADAINHESVKVYRQVFAKAGPKALAILDKEFVPPMSTVEAVTAVMLPIDQNLHNNPFANHSDEPLIGIVTYSTPFDPAVVRAAYMSDAVSKKVAGRAYYVDGQSAAYFPNKTTIVFGNEKHLPRFLSGLAKPANEVHPAAREASGKLAYAHMSGQMVSFILEEKLGNDIPVDLKPLTKIQSATLSLELGQSVKATAKIACAAPGDTAEVEKALKKVAEMARIYLKPDRIEQEQGLSKKASGDKYRPIEELPEVMTHLTKLAALNLVDEILADPPVVRTGNVLTTSVTAPAWVTPYVGLAVAAAGSMFLVEQTHSIQTLNTKKIKNLKFIGVAMHDHDSLRRCLPGDVEKDGKKLLSWRVRILPYIEQQPLYNQFKLDEPWDSEHNKKVLETHAMPSIYAIPGVTKEGEKKTPICVFSGNGAVFTPFEKTSVRDITDGTSNTLMAVHAAKAIPWTKPEDIEFDPRADPTPFLLYDNKGAMVLLADGSVRTLRKGISPESLRKLITRAGGETPDKHDE, from the coding sequence ATGGCTCAACCTGCGGTACCCAAGCCGGACGTGGAGTTGCGGACCGACTTGTCGATGATCCCGAGTAACGCGTTCGGATTCATTCACGTCCGGGTGGCCGACGCGATCAATCACGAATCGGTCAAAGTCTACCGGCAGGTGTTCGCGAAGGCGGGGCCGAAAGCGCTGGCAATACTCGACAAAGAATTCGTGCCGCCGATGTCCACGGTCGAAGCGGTCACCGCCGTCATGCTTCCGATTGACCAGAACCTACACAACAATCCGTTCGCCAACCACAGCGACGAGCCGTTAATCGGGATCGTGACGTATTCGACGCCGTTCGACCCGGCGGTCGTGCGGGCGGCGTACATGTCGGACGCGGTATCCAAGAAGGTCGCCGGGCGCGCGTACTACGTCGACGGCCAGTCTGCCGCTTATTTCCCGAACAAGACAACGATCGTGTTCGGGAATGAAAAGCACTTGCCGAGGTTTCTCTCGGGACTCGCCAAGCCGGCAAACGAAGTGCATCCGGCCGCCCGTGAGGCCTCGGGAAAACTCGCATACGCCCACATGAGTGGTCAAATGGTGTCTTTCATCTTGGAGGAAAAACTGGGGAACGACATTCCGGTCGACTTAAAGCCGTTGACGAAAATTCAGTCCGCCACGCTGTCGCTCGAACTCGGGCAATCTGTGAAGGCAACCGCGAAAATCGCTTGCGCGGCTCCGGGCGACACGGCAGAAGTCGAAAAGGCATTGAAGAAAGTGGCCGAGATGGCGCGGATCTACCTCAAACCGGACCGAATCGAGCAAGAACAAGGCTTGTCCAAGAAAGCATCGGGGGACAAATACCGCCCGATCGAGGAACTGCCAGAGGTGATGACCCATCTCACCAAACTCGCCGCTTTGAATTTGGTCGACGAGATTTTGGCCGACCCGCCCGTCGTCCGCACTGGGAATGTGCTAACGACATCCGTCACCGCCCCCGCCTGGGTCACCCCCTATGTCGGCCTGGCTGTGGCCGCCGCCGGCAGCATGTTCCTGGTCGAACAAACGCATTCGATCCAAACTCTAAACACGAAGAAGATCAAGAATTTGAAATTCATCGGCGTGGCCATGCACGATCACGACAGCTTGCGCCGGTGCCTCCCAGGTGACGTAGAAAAAGACGGCAAGAAACTTCTCAGCTGGCGCGTTCGTATCCTGCCTTACATTGAGCAACAACCGCTCTACAATCAATTTAAACTTGACGAGCCGTGGGATAGTGAACACAACAAGAAAGTGCTGGAAACACATGCCATGCCCAGCATCTATGCCATACCGGGAGTGACCAAGGAGGGGGAGAAAAAGACCCCCATCTGTGTTTTTTCCGGGAACGGCGCGGTGTTCACCCCTTTCGAGAAAACGTCGGTCCGGGATATCACCGACGGAACCTCGAACACACTCATGGCAGTTCATGCAGCCAAGGCGATACCGTGGACTAAGCCGGAGGACATCGAGTTCGACCCCAGAGCCGATCCCACACCATTCCTCTTGTACGACAATAAAGGGGCGATGGTCCTTCTGGCGGACGGGAGTGTTCGGACGTTGCGGAAGGGCATCTCACCGGAATCGCTGCGCAAGCTCATCACCCGGGCAGGCGGCGAGACGCCGGACAAGCATGACGAGTAA